From the genome of Carassius auratus strain Wakin chromosome 26, ASM336829v1, whole genome shotgun sequence, one region includes:
- the LOC113044687 gene encoding transcription factor Dp-1: MAKDAGLKETSGEIKLFINQNLSPGKPAGVVSFLTVHPTSVSAVKQILPKSLTAAGANMLSHVVISTPQRSSVPAGLLLTSPHTPSSQLTEASPCSSGRSRKGDKNGKGLRHFSMKVCEKVQKKVVTSYNEVAEELVSELSSGDNNISPNDAHVYDQKNIRRRVYDALNVLMAMNIISKDKKEIKWIGFPTNSAQECQDLEAERKRRLERIKHKQSQLQELILQQIAFKSLVQRNREAEHQNKRAPPPNTVIHLPFIIINTSKRTVIDCSISNDKFQYLFNFDNMFEIHDDVEVLKRMGLAFGLESGRCSPEQLKIARSLVPKALQPYVTEMAQGAFNQLIGELSHVATERGASSSNGSRVETPTSYMEEEEDDDDEEDEDDEEDY; this comes from the exons ATGGCCAAAGAT GCTGGACTCAAAGAAACCAGCGGAGAGATAAAGCTGTTCATCAACCAGAACCTGAGTCCAGGGAAAC ctgcagGTGTTGTGTCCTTCCTGACGGTTCATCCCACATCAGTCTCTGCGGTCAAACAGATTCTGCCCAAATCTCTGACGGCTGCGGGCGCTAACATGCTGTCACACGTG GTGATCAGCACTCCTCAGAGGAGCAGTGTCCCCGCCGGTCTCCTGCTGACCAGTCCACACACCCCGTCCTCTCAGCTCACCGAGGCCTCGCCCTGCTCCAGCGG GCGCAGCAGGAAGGGCGATAAGAACGGCAAGGGCTTGCGTCATTTCTCCATGAAGGTGTGTGAGAAGGTGCAGAAGAAAGTGGTGACGTCCTACAACGAGGTGGCAGAAGAGCTGGTGTCCGAGTTGAGCTCCGGAGACAACAACATCTCCCCGAACGATGCG CATGTGTACGACCAGAAGAACATCCGGCGACGGGTCTACGATGCTCTGAACGTCCTGATGGCTATGAACATCATCTCCAAAGACAAGAAGGAGATCAAGTGGATCGGGTTCCCCACCAACTCTGCGCAGGAGTGTCAGGATCTGGAG GCCGAGAGGAAGAGACGACTGGAGAGAATCAAACACAAGCAGTCGCAGCTGCAGGAGCTCATACTGCAG CAAATCGCCTTTAAGAGCCTGGTGCAGCGGAATCGAGAGGCGGAGCATCAGAACAAGAGAGCTCCGCCTCCAAACACAGTCATCCACCTGcccttcatcatcatcaacacCAGCAAGAGAACCGTCATCGACTGCAGCATCTCCAACGACAA GTTCCAGTATCTCTTTAACTTCGACAACATGTTTGAGATCCACGATGACGTGGAGGTGCTGAAGCGCATGGGCTTGGCGTTCGGTCTGGAGTCGGGCCGCTGCAGTCCGGAGCAGCTGAAGATCGCCAGGAGCCTCGTTCCCAAAGCCCTGCAGCCGTAcgtcacag AAATGGCGCAGGGTGCCTTTAACCAGCTGATCGGAGAGCTGTCCCATGTGGCCAC tgagcGCGGCGCGTCCAGCTCCAACGGCTCCAGGGTGGAGACCCCCACGTCCTacatggaggaagaggaggacgaCGATGACGAGGAGGACGAGGATGATGAAGAGGACTATTAG